From a region of the Papilio machaon chromosome 26, ilPapMach1.1, whole genome shotgun sequence genome:
- the LOC106721212 gene encoding peroxisome biogenesis factor 10: MALPRAQPAEVLRAWQKDDFYEKQLAGLLGRIMPSQHAPRAVPISSLLYKSCTTLKDLQTLGEEYSGIVQVDETYHKLPTFSNRLLSILLSAFGENLTRRLLRHIEKNVEFNATLRPGIQNGILVVIKTLGEIVPQIESVHRALSYISGGPLQIGKLVTGIDYVHVRPAAAAYYAHLRLLGLVTLLHAFISSGKCLYDAKKNMEQLSNFANEVDSNKTCVACLEEIFQPCVLHCGHLFCMQCCYGPLESCPLCRTPFTKNTVVPLMNFYPGEL, translated from the coding sequence ATGGCCTTACCTCGTGCACAGCCAGCAGAAGTATTAAGAGCTTGGCAAAAAGATGATTTCTATGAAAAACAACTTGCCGGATTATTAGGACGAATAATGCCTTCTCAGCATGCACCAAGAGCTGTTCCGATATCTTCTCTTCTTTATAAATCCTGTACAACACTTAAAGATCTCCAAACTCTGGGTGAGGAATACTCAGGAATAGTTCAAGTGGACGAAACCTATCACAAATTACCAACATTCAGCAATCGTTTGCTAAGTATCCTATTATCAGCATTCGGTGAAAATTTAACTCGAAGATTACTGCGTCATATTGAAAAGAACGTAGAATTCAACGCAACTTTAAGACCAGGAATACAAAACGGTATTTtagttgttataaaaacattaggTGAGATAGTTCCTCAAATTGAAAGTGTACACAGAGCACTATCATATATTAGTGGTGGACCTTTACAAATTGGGAAATTAGTAACTGGTATTGATTACGTACATGTGAGGCCTGCAGCAGCAGCATATTATGCACATTTGAGATTGTTAGGATTAGTAACATTGTTGCATGCATTTATTTCAAGTggaaaatgtttgtatgatGCTAAGAAGAACATGGAACAGTTATCAAACTTTGCTAATGAGGTAGATAGTAACAAGACTTGTGTCGCATGTTTGGAAGAGATATTTCAACCATGCGTTTTGCATTGCGGTCACCTGTTTTGTATGCAGTGTTGCTATGGTCCTTTAGAAAGTTGTCCGTTGTGCCGCACACCTTTTACAAAGAATACAGTTGTACCACTTATGAATTTTTACCCTGGAGAACTATag
- the LOC106721206 gene encoding MRG/MORF4L-binding protein isoform X3, with protein MVSSEEESEMKTHDDLEWDVDMEIQLFYAMANHKPVGIKKHFNMVGIWEKLTNSITKEISTQDIWKHLDTLYDMAMLEDTEPIPFPNNEVVFNLPEQEFGPLIKQKCKETLLADDSDGDGRSPSPKTATSRSNSRGTAKDGTTKDRRRDSRDSNASGPRESTTSRKSVSQREKTTKPKVTSVAAWDSPLIDEDSSTRRGRRRANTSTPPATVPAKRRRT; from the exons ATGGTGTCCAGTGAAGAGGAATCAGAGATGAAAACGCACGATGATCTAGAATGGGATGTTGATATGGAAATACAGCTATTTTACGCAATGGCAAATCATAAGCCGGTTGgtataaagaaacattttaatatggtCGGTATTTGGGAAAAGTTAACAAATTCTATAACTAAAGAAATATCAACACAAGATATTTGGAAACATTTAGACACACTTTACGACATGGCTATGCTCGAGGATACCGAACCTATACCATTTCCGAATAACGAagtcgtttttaatttacccgAACAAGAATTTGGTCCGTTGATCAAACAAAAATGCAAAGAAACTTTACTTGCTGATGATAGTGATGGAG ATGGCAGAAGCCCATCTCCTAAAACGGCAACATCTAGAAGTAATTCTAGAGGCACTGCAAAAGATGGGACAACAAAag ATAGGAGACGGGACTCAAGAGACTCAAATGCATCTGGCCCTCGTGAAAGTACAACTAGTCGAAAATCTGTATCACAAAGAGAGAAGACCACAAAGCCCAAAGTTACTTCTGTAGCAG CTTGGGATTCCCCTCTTATAGATGAAGACAGCAGCACCCGACGTGGTCGACGACGAGCCAACACCTCCACCCCGCCTGCAACAGTTCCCGCCAAAAGAAGGAGAACTTGA
- the LOC106721206 gene encoding MRG/MORF4L-binding protein isoform X2, with protein sequence MVSSEEESEMKTHDDLEWDVDMEIQLFYAMANHKPVGIKKHFNMVGIWEKLTNSITKEISTQDIWKHLDTLYDMAMLEDTEPIPFPNNEVVFNLPEQEFGPLIKQKCKETLLADDSDGDGRSPSPKTATSRSNSRGTAKDGTTKGRKDSISALATKTRKESGSSYASTDTPSIKSEKDYDRRRDSRDSNASGPRESTTSRKSVSQREKTTKPKVTSVADEDSSTRRGRRRANTSTPPATVPAKRRRT encoded by the exons ATGGTGTCCAGTGAAGAGGAATCAGAGATGAAAACGCACGATGATCTAGAATGGGATGTTGATATGGAAATACAGCTATTTTACGCAATGGCAAATCATAAGCCGGTTGgtataaagaaacattttaatatggtCGGTATTTGGGAAAAGTTAACAAATTCTATAACTAAAGAAATATCAACACAAGATATTTGGAAACATTTAGACACACTTTACGACATGGCTATGCTCGAGGATACCGAACCTATACCATTTCCGAATAACGAagtcgtttttaatttacccgAACAAGAATTTGGTCCGTTGATCAAACAAAAATGCAAAGAAACTTTACTTGCTGATGATAGTGATGGAG ATGGCAGAAGCCCATCTCCTAAAACGGCAACATCTAGAAGTAATTCTAGAGGCACTGCAAAAGATGGGACAACAAAag GTCGGAAGGATAGTATAAGTGCACTGGCTACTAAGACAAGGAAAGAGAGTGGCAGTTCATATGCATCAACTGACACTCCCAGCATCAAATCCGAGAAAGACTATG ATAGGAGACGGGACTCAAGAGACTCAAATGCATCTGGCCCTCGTGAAAGTACAACTAGTCGAAAATCTGTATCACAAAGAGAGAAGACCACAAAGCCCAAAGTTACTTCTGTAGCAG ATGAAGACAGCAGCACCCGACGTGGTCGACGACGAGCCAACACCTCCACCCCGCCTGCAACAGTTCCCGCCAAAAGAAGGAGAACTTGA
- the LOC106721205 gene encoding uncharacterized protein LOC106721205 isoform X2 encodes MSDGRGPHWAGVAVLARAALEPSARHALTHTYKFMPILARLLCNVISNDKKIKLLSVMQDISYGIKISWQESYLSGLMKQLTDWILQPMTEPQHRTIGHKSLTVLVNVCYVNLPAIYALMRTVDTKEFVVHLINLKDGGYGGVEVCRLLLCLSGATRGAAATRQADVHSYLCCTMRTFRNAIIDRDATQLLHAYTFINDLCSDPNLRNYVLTYPNFNGPLQDAIKDTEGVCVTAADDTAEPETAVGCLQNILKFLTVLVSLELYSVRAQHGALAALCMKASRLCLPNALELFAAIVTQYRDEGRLPPSLLAVINEGLPALLVPPALEPGKVGLQWLVVVGALCECCETQQNVLKEVTPDSFEDTLYSVLHHTSQSGTIGVESGQHAVVVSCRTALVLAPLDQRWEAALCRLLAHHQVRKLLCAGLSSNNTQRRKQVLQLVKHHYFPVDQMNQVFGESATSLCMPEGVSCVSVGVSGGVSVGVSREEGEAVWAQRLSPAQEHAIDALVDKLNDALRNDKMCDVATSSVMELYGYKMSCLEQRLHSHTVALQGATEHMASLQHALALLQATNSSQQDVLYTTQMQNEKHKKSIEDLQKQLEDAETTLRGFRAKLAAERLDKEHVKDNIKKECKAEIAKMEAEMRRREKEAEERLQQADVEYKALQKKLEQQCHKNSELANVLSKFEERVRQRERRLEDAAAAETALRKDLEHRDTVIKQLEKSVVEREARLCQVTAQLEEMRRVQEMVAKLMAKTAHTNNAPS; translated from the exons ATGAGCGATGGACGAGGGCCGCACTGGGCCGGAGTGGCAGTGCTCGCGCGGGCCGCTTTAGAGCCGAGTGCGCGACACGCACTTACTCACACTTATAA gtttATGCCAATTCTTGCTCGCCTactatgtaatgtaatatcaaatgacaagaaaataaaacttttatcagTTATGCAG GACATCTCATATGGTATTAAAATAAGCTGGCAGGAGTCATATTTATCTGGACTTATGAAACAATTGACGGATTGGATCCTACAACCTATGACAGAACCACAGCACCGTACTATAGGGCACAAATCATTGACAGTCCTTGTCAATGTGTGTTACGTAAATCTACCTGCCATATATGCTCTAATGAGGACTGTGGATACTAAGGAATTTGTTGTGCacctaattaatttaaag GATGGTGGTTACGGTGGTGTGGAGGTGTGCCGACTACTGCTGTGCCTGTCGGGGGCTACGCGAGGTGCCGCGGCAACGCGCCAGGCGGACGTCCACAGCTATCTATGCTGCACTATGCGTACATTTCGTAATGCTATCAT TGACAGAGATGCGACACAGTTATTGCACGCctacacatttataaatgatcTTTGTTCGGATCCCAATTTACGGAATTATGTTCTAACTTATCCCAATTTTAATGGACCACTTCAGGATGctataaag GACACAGAGGGTGTCTGTGTGACAGCGGCGGACGATACAGCGGAGCCGGAGACCGCTGTGGGCTGTCTGCAGAATATACTCAAGTTCCTCACAGTGCTCGTTAGCTTGG AGTTGTACTCTGTGCGGGCGCAGCACGGCGCGCTGGCAGCACTATGTATGAAGGCAAGCCGGCTCTGTTTGCCGAACGCGTTAGAACTGTTTGCTGCAATTGTAACACAGTACAGAG ACGAGGGCCGGCTGCCGCCGAGCCTGCTGGCAGTGATAAACGAGGGTCTGCCGGCGCTGCTCGTGCCGCCTGCGCTGGAGCCCGGCAAGGTCGGCCTGCAGTGG CTGGTGGTGGTGGGTGCGTTGTGCGAGTGTTGTGAGACGCAGCAGAATGTGCTGAAGGAGGTGACACCTGACAGCTTCGAGGACACCCTCTACAGTGTGCTGCATCACACCTCACAG AGTGGTACAATTGGTGTGGAGAGTGGTCAGCATGCGGTGGTGGTGTCGTGTCGCACTGCACTGGTGTTGGCACCACTCGACCAGCGCTGGGAGGCTGCTCTCTGCAGACTGCTGGCACATCATCAG GTGCGCAAGTTGTTGTGCGCAGGTCTGAGCAGCAACAACACTCAGCGACGTAAACAAGTGCTCCAGCTGGTGAAGCATCACTACTTCCCTGTTGATCAGATGAACCAG GTGTTCGGTGAGAGCGCGACAAGCTTGTGTATGCCTGAGGGCGTGTCGTGTGTGTCTGTGGGCGTGTCTGGGGGCGTGTCTGTGGGCGTGTCGCGGGAGGAGGGCGAGGCTGTGTGGGCGCAGCGCCTGTCACCTGCGCAGGAACACGCCATTGACGCACTCGTTGATAAACTTAATGACGCGCTGAGAAATGACAAG ATGTGTGACGTAGCAACATCCAGTGTGATGGAGTTGTACGGCTACAAGATGTCGTGCCTGGAGCAGCGGCTGCACTCTCACACTGTCGCTCTGCAG GGTGCGACGGAGCACATGGCGTCGCTGCAACACGCGCTGGCGCTGCTGCAGGCCACCAACTCCTCGCAGCAGGACGTACTCTACACAACACAGATGCAGAATGAAAA acATAAAAAGAGTATAGAAGATCTTCAGAAGCAGCTGGAGGATGCGGAGACCACACTGCGAGGGTTCAGAGCCAAGCTCGCAGCTGAACGTCTTGATAAAGAACACGTCAAAGATAACATCAAGAAGGAGTGCAAGGCGGAGATCGCT aaGATGGAGGCGGAGATGCGGCGGCGGGAGAAGGAGGCGGAGGAACGTCTGCAGCAGGCGGATGTGGAGTACAAGGCGCTGCAGAAGAAACTGGAACAACAG TGTCACAAGAACAGTGAGCTGGCGAATGTGTTGTCCAAGTTTGAGGAGCGCGTGCGGCAACGAGAGCGCCGCCTGGAGGACGCTGCTGCAGCTGAAACTGCGCTGCGCAAGGACCTCGAGCACAGGGACACT GTGATAAAGCAGCTGGAGAAGAGCGTGGTGGAGCGCGAGGCGCGGCTGTGTCAGGTGACGGCGCAGCTCGAGGAGATGCGACGTGTGCAGGAGATGGTCGCCAAGCTCATGGCCAAGACTGCGCACACCAACAACGCGCCCTCCTAG
- the LOC106721210 gene encoding peptidyl-prolyl cis-trans isomerase Fkbp12 translates to MGVDVETISPGNGTSYPKPGQTVVVHYTGTLQNGKKFDSSRDRGQPFKFTLGKGDVIKGWDQGLAKMSVGERARLTCSPDFAYGSRGHPGVIPPNSTLIFDVELLRVE, encoded by the exons ATGGGTGTCGATGTAGAAACTATTTCTCCCGGAAACg gCACCAGCTATCCTAAGCCTGGTCAAACTGTAGTGGTTCATTACACAGGAACACTACAAAATGGGAAGAAATTCGATTCATCGCGGGATCGCGGTCAACCCTTTAAGTTCACTCTTGGAAAAGGTGATGTTATCAAAGGGTGGGATCAAGGACTTGCTAAA atGTCTGTTGGTGAAAGAGCAAGACTAACATGTTCCCCAGACTTTGCCTATGGCTCCAGAGGCCACCCAGGTGTAATCCCTCCAAACTCCACTTTGATTTTTGATGTTGAGTTGTTACGCGTAGAATAA
- the LOC106721205 gene encoding uncharacterized protein LOC106721205 isoform X1 — protein MEVDGVENWNSGNGNAADAAKFANLKAFVNAAREFEATHSENAINLMTRYLGLIASSCDLSIFSPGRSEVCAFFSSLWRVMSDGRGPHWAGVAVLARAALEPSARHALTHTYKFMPILARLLCNVISNDKKIKLLSVMQDISYGIKISWQESYLSGLMKQLTDWILQPMTEPQHRTIGHKSLTVLVNVCYVNLPAIYALMRTVDTKEFVVHLINLKDGGYGGVEVCRLLLCLSGATRGAAATRQADVHSYLCCTMRTFRNAIIDRDATQLLHAYTFINDLCSDPNLRNYVLTYPNFNGPLQDAIKDTEGVCVTAADDTAEPETAVGCLQNILKFLTVLVSLELYSVRAQHGALAALCMKASRLCLPNALELFAAIVTQYRDEGRLPPSLLAVINEGLPALLVPPALEPGKVGLQWLVVVGALCECCETQQNVLKEVTPDSFEDTLYSVLHHTSQSGTIGVESGQHAVVVSCRTALVLAPLDQRWEAALCRLLAHHQVRKLLCAGLSSNNTQRRKQVLQLVKHHYFPVDQMNQVFGESATSLCMPEGVSCVSVGVSGGVSVGVSREEGEAVWAQRLSPAQEHAIDALVDKLNDALRNDKMCDVATSSVMELYGYKMSCLEQRLHSHTVALQGATEHMASLQHALALLQATNSSQQDVLYTTQMQNEKHKKSIEDLQKQLEDAETTLRGFRAKLAAERLDKEHVKDNIKKECKAEIAKMEAEMRRREKEAEERLQQADVEYKALQKKLEQQCHKNSELANVLSKFEERVRQRERRLEDAAAAETALRKDLEHRDTVIKQLEKSVVEREARLCQVTAQLEEMRRVQEMVAKLMAKTAHTNNAPS, from the exons ATGGAAGTGGACGGGGTTGAAAATTGGAACAGTGGGAATGGCAACGCGGCCGATGCTGCCAAGTTTGctaatttaaaagcttttgtgAATGCTGCTCGGGAATTCGAGGCAACTCACAGTGAAAAtgctataaatttaatgactCGATACTTAGGT ctAATAGCGTCGTCGTGTGATCTGTCTATATTTTCTCCCGGGCGTTCAGAAGTGTGTGCATTTTTCAGTTCTCTATGGAGAGTAATGAGCGATGGACGAGGGCCGCACTGGGCCGGAGTGGCAGTGCTCGCGCGGGCCGCTTTAGAGCCGAGTGCGCGACACGCACTTACTCACACTTATAA gtttATGCCAATTCTTGCTCGCCTactatgtaatgtaatatcaaatgacaagaaaataaaacttttatcagTTATGCAG GACATCTCATATGGTATTAAAATAAGCTGGCAGGAGTCATATTTATCTGGACTTATGAAACAATTGACGGATTGGATCCTACAACCTATGACAGAACCACAGCACCGTACTATAGGGCACAAATCATTGACAGTCCTTGTCAATGTGTGTTACGTAAATCTACCTGCCATATATGCTCTAATGAGGACTGTGGATACTAAGGAATTTGTTGTGCacctaattaatttaaag GATGGTGGTTACGGTGGTGTGGAGGTGTGCCGACTACTGCTGTGCCTGTCGGGGGCTACGCGAGGTGCCGCGGCAACGCGCCAGGCGGACGTCCACAGCTATCTATGCTGCACTATGCGTACATTTCGTAATGCTATCAT TGACAGAGATGCGACACAGTTATTGCACGCctacacatttataaatgatcTTTGTTCGGATCCCAATTTACGGAATTATGTTCTAACTTATCCCAATTTTAATGGACCACTTCAGGATGctataaag GACACAGAGGGTGTCTGTGTGACAGCGGCGGACGATACAGCGGAGCCGGAGACCGCTGTGGGCTGTCTGCAGAATATACTCAAGTTCCTCACAGTGCTCGTTAGCTTGG AGTTGTACTCTGTGCGGGCGCAGCACGGCGCGCTGGCAGCACTATGTATGAAGGCAAGCCGGCTCTGTTTGCCGAACGCGTTAGAACTGTTTGCTGCAATTGTAACACAGTACAGAG ACGAGGGCCGGCTGCCGCCGAGCCTGCTGGCAGTGATAAACGAGGGTCTGCCGGCGCTGCTCGTGCCGCCTGCGCTGGAGCCCGGCAAGGTCGGCCTGCAGTGG CTGGTGGTGGTGGGTGCGTTGTGCGAGTGTTGTGAGACGCAGCAGAATGTGCTGAAGGAGGTGACACCTGACAGCTTCGAGGACACCCTCTACAGTGTGCTGCATCACACCTCACAG AGTGGTACAATTGGTGTGGAGAGTGGTCAGCATGCGGTGGTGGTGTCGTGTCGCACTGCACTGGTGTTGGCACCACTCGACCAGCGCTGGGAGGCTGCTCTCTGCAGACTGCTGGCACATCATCAG GTGCGCAAGTTGTTGTGCGCAGGTCTGAGCAGCAACAACACTCAGCGACGTAAACAAGTGCTCCAGCTGGTGAAGCATCACTACTTCCCTGTTGATCAGATGAACCAG GTGTTCGGTGAGAGCGCGACAAGCTTGTGTATGCCTGAGGGCGTGTCGTGTGTGTCTGTGGGCGTGTCTGGGGGCGTGTCTGTGGGCGTGTCGCGGGAGGAGGGCGAGGCTGTGTGGGCGCAGCGCCTGTCACCTGCGCAGGAACACGCCATTGACGCACTCGTTGATAAACTTAATGACGCGCTGAGAAATGACAAG ATGTGTGACGTAGCAACATCCAGTGTGATGGAGTTGTACGGCTACAAGATGTCGTGCCTGGAGCAGCGGCTGCACTCTCACACTGTCGCTCTGCAG GGTGCGACGGAGCACATGGCGTCGCTGCAACACGCGCTGGCGCTGCTGCAGGCCACCAACTCCTCGCAGCAGGACGTACTCTACACAACACAGATGCAGAATGAAAA acATAAAAAGAGTATAGAAGATCTTCAGAAGCAGCTGGAGGATGCGGAGACCACACTGCGAGGGTTCAGAGCCAAGCTCGCAGCTGAACGTCTTGATAAAGAACACGTCAAAGATAACATCAAGAAGGAGTGCAAGGCGGAGATCGCT aaGATGGAGGCGGAGATGCGGCGGCGGGAGAAGGAGGCGGAGGAACGTCTGCAGCAGGCGGATGTGGAGTACAAGGCGCTGCAGAAGAAACTGGAACAACAG TGTCACAAGAACAGTGAGCTGGCGAATGTGTTGTCCAAGTTTGAGGAGCGCGTGCGGCAACGAGAGCGCCGCCTGGAGGACGCTGCTGCAGCTGAAACTGCGCTGCGCAAGGACCTCGAGCACAGGGACACT GTGATAAAGCAGCTGGAGAAGAGCGTGGTGGAGCGCGAGGCGCGGCTGTGTCAGGTGACGGCGCAGCTCGAGGAGATGCGACGTGTGCAGGAGATGGTCGCCAAGCTCATGGCCAAGACTGCGCACACCAACAACGCGCCCTCCTAG
- the LOC106721206 gene encoding MRG/MORF4L-binding protein isoform X1 has protein sequence MVSSEEESEMKTHDDLEWDVDMEIQLFYAMANHKPVGIKKHFNMVGIWEKLTNSITKEISTQDIWKHLDTLYDMAMLEDTEPIPFPNNEVVFNLPEQEFGPLIKQKCKETLLADDSDGDGRSPSPKTATSRSNSRGTAKDGTTKGRKDSISALATKTRKESGSSYASTDTPSIKSEKDYDRRRDSRDSNASGPRESTTSRKSVSQREKTTKPKVTSVAAWDSPLIDEDSSTRRGRRRANTSTPPATVPAKRRRT, from the exons ATGGTGTCCAGTGAAGAGGAATCAGAGATGAAAACGCACGATGATCTAGAATGGGATGTTGATATGGAAATACAGCTATTTTACGCAATGGCAAATCATAAGCCGGTTGgtataaagaaacattttaatatggtCGGTATTTGGGAAAAGTTAACAAATTCTATAACTAAAGAAATATCAACACAAGATATTTGGAAACATTTAGACACACTTTACGACATGGCTATGCTCGAGGATACCGAACCTATACCATTTCCGAATAACGAagtcgtttttaatttacccgAACAAGAATTTGGTCCGTTGATCAAACAAAAATGCAAAGAAACTTTACTTGCTGATGATAGTGATGGAG ATGGCAGAAGCCCATCTCCTAAAACGGCAACATCTAGAAGTAATTCTAGAGGCACTGCAAAAGATGGGACAACAAAag GTCGGAAGGATAGTATAAGTGCACTGGCTACTAAGACAAGGAAAGAGAGTGGCAGTTCATATGCATCAACTGACACTCCCAGCATCAAATCCGAGAAAGACTATG ATAGGAGACGGGACTCAAGAGACTCAAATGCATCTGGCCCTCGTGAAAGTACAACTAGTCGAAAATCTGTATCACAAAGAGAGAAGACCACAAAGCCCAAAGTTACTTCTGTAGCAG CTTGGGATTCCCCTCTTATAGATGAAGACAGCAGCACCCGACGTGGTCGACGACGAGCCAACACCTCCACCCCGCCTGCAACAGTTCCCGCCAAAAGAAGGAGAACTTGA